The Triticum dicoccoides isolate Atlit2015 ecotype Zavitan unplaced genomic scaffold, WEW_v2.0 scaffold31517, whole genome shotgun sequence genomic interval TGCTTGTGCAGCGCCTCGAACTCCTCCCGCACGATCCTCTCGCTGTCAGCAATGGCAGCATCGCTGACCCCTTCCTGCTGCAGGCGCTTCTTCAGGCGCTCGGTGGAGACCGCCGCGGCCGCCGCAGTGTCCCCCGGCCCGACCATCTCGCTGGTGGACATCCTCGGGAACATCTCCTTGGTGGCACGGAGCGCCTCGAGCCACGCGGCCCTGTCCTCCCTCGTCTCGGCCCGCAGGTGCAGCCTCTTGGTCCCCGAGAAGATGGAGAACCTCCTGTCGTCCGATCTGCTCTCTCTGACGGTCGACACCTGCACGTCAACCACCCGTTTCAGCGTCAGAGACAGAGGGAAATGGAtctgcggatcagaggagcgaatcGAAGCATCGAGCGGGCGACTGACCTTGAGGTGGATTTCGCCGAGGGGCTTGCGGGGCGTCTGGTGGTGGCCGTGGCTGTTGGAGTggggggcggaggcggaggaggggcGCGCGAGGCGGCGGAGCGAGTCCTCGCCGATGACCTTGGCGC includes:
- the LOC119345850 gene encoding oxysterol-binding protein-related protein 1C-like codes for the protein APQEEAGHGDTGSGISGVLYKWVNYGRGWRPRWFALSDGVLSYYKIHGPDRIDLSHDTDCGAKVIGEDSLRRLARPSSASAPHSNSHGHHQTPRKPLGEIHLKVSTVRESRSDDRRFSIFSGTKRLHLRAETREDRAAWLEALRATKEMFPRMSTSEMVGPGDTAAAAAVSTERLKKRLQQEGVSDAAIADSERIVREEFEALH